In Nicotiana tabacum cultivar K326 chromosome 21, ASM71507v2, whole genome shotgun sequence, one DNA window encodes the following:
- the LOC107831772 gene encoding peroxidase 27-like — translation MATLKFLLVVILCLAFAFGLANSQGLQVGFYKKTCPNVEAIVKKATTDFVSRAPTLAAPLLRMHFHDCFVRGCDGSVLLNSTKGNQAEKDAIPNQSLRGFQVIDAAKSALEKQCPGIVSCTDILALVARDAVSLINGPTWQVELGRRDGRVSILSEAIRNLPTPFDNFTTLKSSFGALGLSVKDLVVLSGGHTLGVSHCFSFGSRLYNFTGKGDTDPNMDQNYIGQLKTKCKPNDVTTTVEMDPGSAKNFDTDYYTMVSKRRGLFASDAALLTNTQTKAYVLSQLNTPGSTFFEDFGVSMVNMGKIGVLTGKAGEIRKHCAIRN, via the exons ATGGCAACCTTAAAATTTCTTTTAGTTGTCATTCTTTGTCTTGCATTTGCCTTCGGGCTTGCTAATTCACAAGGCTTGCAAGTAGGGTTTTACAAGAAAACATGTCCAAATGTAGAAGCAATTGTCAAAAAGGCAACAACTGACTTTGTTTCTCGTGCTCCTACTTTGGCTGCCCCATTATTGAGAATGCATTTTCATGATTGTTTTGTTAGG gGATGTGATGGTTCAGTGCTACTGAATtcaacaaaaggtaatcaagcaGAGAAAGATGCAATTCCAAATCAAAGCCTGAGGGGATTCCAAGTGATTGATGCTGCTAAATCTGCTTTAGAAAAACAGTGTCCTGGCATTGTGTCTTGCACTGATATTTTAGCCTTAGTAGCTCGTGATGCTGTTTCACTG ATTAATGGACCAACTTGGCAAGTAGAGTTGGGAAGAAGAGATGGGAGAGTTTCAATTCTCTCAGAGGCCATAAGAAACCTGCCAACTCCTTTTGACAACTTTACTACTCTAAAATCATCATTTGGCGCTTTGGGCCTAAGTGTAAAAGACCTTGTTGTTCTATCAG GTGGACATACTCTTGGGGTATCACATTGTTTTTCCTTCGGAAGTCGTTTGTACAATTTCACTGGTAAAGGTGATACAGACCCAAACATGGATCAGAACTACATAGGTCAATTGAAGACCAAATGCAAGCCAAATGATGTGACCACTACTGTTGAAATGGACCCTGGAAGTGCCAAGAATTTTGACACAGATTATTACACTATGGTTAGCAAAAGAAGAGGGTTGTTCGCATCTGATGCAGCTCTTCTCACAAATACTCAAACAAAAGCTTATGTCTTGTCCCAATTAAATACCCCTGGATCAACTTTCTTCGAGGATTTTGGAGTATCAATGGTGAATATGGGCAAAATTGGGGTCCTTACTGGGAAAGCAGGTGAAATCAGAAAACATTGCGCTATTAGAAATTAA
- the LOC107831771 gene encoding peroxidase 27 — translation MAFSRHIVVLILQLMLVPLAFNLCNAQGLKYGFYRKTCPRVESIVRETTAQYISKAPTLAAPLLRMQFHDCFVRGCDGSVMLNSTKTNQAERDAIPNQSLRGFQVINGVKSALENKCPGVVSCADIVALVARDAVSMIKGPYWKVPLGRRDGRVSNMLEALNLLPAPFANISSLKAQFVSLGLNAKDLVVLSGGHTIGTSHCFAFTNRMYNFTGNGDADPTMDPNYIAGLKLKCSPTDVTTLVEMDPGSFKIFDEKYYTLVAKRRGLFQSDSALLDDIETKAYVKRQALTHGKTFFKDFGKSMVKMGKIGVLTGQAGEIRKHCDFVN, via the exons ATGGCTTTCTCAAGGCATATTGTAGTGCTCATTCTTCAATTGATGCTTGTCCCTCTTGCTTTTAACCTTTGTAATGCACAAGGCTTGAAATATGGCTTCTATAGAAAAACATGTCCTAGAGTTGAATCAATTGTGAGAGAGACAACTGCTCAATACATATCTAAGGCACCAACTCTAGCTGCTCCTTTGCTTAGGATGCAGTTCCATGATTGCTTTGTTAGG GGATGCGATGGTTCTGTAATGCTAAACTCAACCAAGACTAATCAAGCTGAGAGAGATGCCATTCCAAACCAATCTCTAAGAGGATTCCAAGTGATTAATGGTGTAAAATCTGCACTAGAAAACAAGTGTCCAGGTGTTGTATCTTGTGCAGATATCGTAGCCTTAGTAGCTCGGGATGCAGTTTCTATG ATTAAAGGACCATATTGGAAAGTTCCCTTGGGAAGAAGAGATGGGAGAGTGTCAAACATGTTAGAAGCCTTGAACCTTTTACCAGCTCCATTTGCTAACATCTCTTCTCTTAAAGCACAGTTTGTCTCTCTTGGTTTGAATGCAAAAGACCTTGTGGTTCTATCAG GAGGACATACCATTGGAACTTCCCATTGTTTCGCTTTCACAAACAGAATGTACAATTTCACAGGGAATGGTGATGCTGATCCAACAATGGATCCAAACTACATTGCTGGTTTGAAGCTAAAATGCAGTCCAACTGATGTAACAACACTTGTAGAAATGGATCCAGGAAGTTTCAAAATATTTGATGAAAAATATTACACACTTGTTGCTAAAAGGAGAGGGCTTTTTCAATCTGATTCTGCACTTCTTGATGATATTGAGACCAAAGCTTATGTTAAACGTCAAGCTCTTACCCATGGTAAAacatttttcaaagattttggTAAATCTATGGTGAAAATGGGCAAGATTGGTGTCTTGACTGGTCAAGCTGGTGAAATCAGGAAACATTGtgattttgttaattaa